A stretch of Brassica napus cultivar Da-Ae unplaced genomic scaffold, Da-Ae ScsIHWf_2934;HRSCAF=3719, whole genome shotgun sequence DNA encodes these proteins:
- the LOC125602652 gene encoding ATP synthase subunit beta, chloroplastic-like, with product MRINPTTSDPAVSIREKNNLGRIAQIIGPVLDVAFPPGKMPNIYNALVVKGRDTLGQEINVTCEVQQLLGNNRVRAVAMSATEGLKRGMDVVDMGNPLSVPVGGATLGRIFNVLGEPVDNLGPVDTLTTSPIHKSAPAFIDLDTTLSIFETGIKVVDLLAPYRRGGKIGLFGGAGVGKTVLIMELINNIAKAHGGVSVFGGVGERTREGNDLYMEMKESGVINELNLADSKVALVYGQMNEPPGARMRVGLTALTMAEYFRDVNEQDVLLFIDNIFRFVQAGSEVSALLGRMPSAVGYQPTLSTEMGSLQERITSTKKGSITSIQAVYVPADDLTDPAPATTFAHLDATTVLSRGLAAKGIYPAVDPLDSTSTMLQPRIVGEEHYETAQQVKQTLQRYKELQDIIAILGLDELSEEDRLTVARARKIERFLSQPFFVAEVFTGSPGKYVGLAETIRGFNLILSGEFDSLPEQAFYLVGNIDEATAKATNLEMEKVKEIILSTNSGQIGVLPNHAPIATAVDIGILKIRLNNQWLTMALMGGFARIGNNEITILVNDAEKNSDIDPQEAQQTLEIAEANLRKAEGKRQTIEANLALRRARTRVEALNTI from the exons atgagaaTAAATCCTACTACTTCGGATCCAGCGGTTTCAATACGTGAAAAAAACAACCTGGGACGTATTGCCCAAATCATTGGTCCGGTACTGGATGTAGCCTTTCCCCCGGGCAAGATGCCTAATATTTACAATGCTCTGGTGGTTAAGGGTCGAGATACGCTTGGTCAAGAAATTAATGTGACTTGTGAAGTACAGCAATTATTAGGAAACAACCGAGTTAGAGCTGTAGCTATGAGCGCGACCGAGGGTTTAAAGAGAGGGATGGACGTGGTTGATATGGGAAATCCTCTAAGTGTTCCAGTCGGCGGAGCGACTCTAGGACGAATTTTCAATGTACTTGGGGAACCTGTTGATAATTTAGGTCCTGTCGATACTCTCACAACATCTCCTATCCATAAATCCGCGCCTGCTTTTATAGACTTAGATACAACCTTATCTATTTTTGAAACAGGAATTAAAGTAGTAGATCTTTTGGCCCCTTATCGTCGTGGGGGAAAAATCGGACTATTCGGTGGGGCTGGCGTGGGTAAAACAGTACTAATTATGGAATTGATCAACAACATTGCCAAAGCTCATGGTGGTGTATCCGTATTTGGTGGAGTAGGCGAACGAACTCGTGAAGGAAATGATCTTTACATGGAAATGAAAGAATCTGGAGTCATTAATGAACTAAACCTTGCGGACTCCAAAGTAGCCCTAGTCTACGGTCAGATGAATGAACCGCCGGGAGCTCGTATGAGAGTTGGTCTGACTGCCTTAACTATGGCAGAATATTTCCGAGATGTTAATGAGCAAGACGTACTTCTATTTATCGACAATATCTTCCGTTTTGTACAAGCAGGATCCGAGGTATCCGCTTTATTGGGTAGAATGCCTTCTGCTGTGGGTTACCAACCCACCCTTAGTACCGAAATGGGTTCTTTACAAGAAAGAATTACTTCTACGAAAAAAGGGTCCATAACCTCTATTCAAGCAGTTTATGTACCTGCAGACGATTTGACTGACCCTGCTCCTGCCACCACATTTGCACATTTAGATGCGACTACCGTACTATCAAGAGGATTAGCTGCTAAAGGTATCTATCCAGCGGTAGATCCTTTAGATTCAACGTCAACTATGCTACAACCTCGAATCGTTGGCGAGGAACATTATGAAACTGCGCAACaagtaaagcaaactttacaacGTTACAAGGAGCTTCAGGACATTATAGCTATCCTGGGGTTGGACGAATTATCCGAAGAGGATCGCTTAACCGTCGCAAGAGCACGAAAGATTGAGCGTTTCTTATCACAACCTTTTTTCGTAGCAGAAGTATTTACAGGTTCTCCGGGAAAATATGTTGGGCTAGCGGAAACAATTAGAGGGTTTAATTTGATCCTTTCCGGAGAATTTGATTCTCTTCCTGAACAGGCCTTTTACTTAGTGGGTAACATCGATGAAGCTACTGCGAAGGCTACGAACTTAGAAATGGAGA AAGTAAAAGAAATCATTTTATCTACTAATAGTGGACAAATTGGCGTATTACCAAATCACGCGCCGATTGCCACAGCTGTTGATATAGGTATTTTGAAAATACGCCTTAATAACCAATGGTTAACAATGGCTCTGATGGGCGGTTTTGCTAGAATAGGCAATAATGAAATTACTATTTTAGTAAATGATGCAGAGAAGAATAGTGACATTGATCCACAAGAAGCTCAGCAAACTCTTGAAATAGCAGAGGCGAACTTGAGAAAAGCTGAAGGCAAGAGACAAACAATTGAGGCTAATCTAGCTCTCAGACGAGCTCGGACACGCGTCGAGGCTCTCAATACGATTTGA